In Acaryochloris thomasi RCC1774, the following are encoded in one genomic region:
- a CDS encoding EAL domain-containing protein, whose translation MNAVNSGSDPLNSAPFPEAAFDHRDQENHCSLQLQAQAERERLLATMALRIRRSLNPSEILQATVLEVRQLLEAERVIIHRFESDWSGVVITESVTDYLAPILGHKIEDHCFAEDWAGEYLNGRVQATADIYAGELSPCHVALLESLNIRANLVVPIIQEAQDTLSVNGWRSQSSGVGTPTRRLWGLLSVQQSSAPRQWQSAEIDIVEKLAVQVAIALQQAELYTTAQAELIKRQRAEAKMQQLNTQLEQLNAQLEQRVRHRTTQLEIANQELKHEIEERQQLEKELFQEKELAQITLESIGDAVVTTDDLGRVQYLNPVAERLLGQSIEAVEGKAFTDIFQIVHQVTREPVVNPVEQVLRENQVVYLAEHTLLIARDGTEYGIDDSAAPIRNRQGQLVGAVVVFHDVTEARQMAQELSWQASHDPLTGLVNRRAFEKQAAAAIAAVEKEQHHALCYLDLDQFKVVNDTCGHVAGDQLLRQITTVMQQRIRSSDTLARLGGDEFGLLLEGCSLEQAETLAEALRAMIQAFQFAWEDKTFSVGVSIGVVGIDSNSRDLASVLSAADAACYVAKSNGRNCVHVCRTHDLKLELQRGERQWVARLHQALEESRFCLYRQEILALDEYAHSGHCEILLRLFDTQGNVILPMAFLPAAERYNLMPAIDRWVVQHFCAQYHQVARVDQALGGKVLYNINLSGASINQGDFLGFLKTQLEQYQVPPQQICFEITETTAISNLHQAANFIATLKQLGCQFALDDFGSGMSSLAYLKNLPVDYLKIDGSFVKQLVNNKADSAIVECFNHLSHELGIQTIAECVEDEQTLEKLRMMGVDFAQGYCIDKPQRL comes from the coding sequence ATGAACGCTGTAAACTCAGGCTCAGATCCGTTGAATTCCGCTCCTTTCCCTGAAGCTGCGTTTGACCACCGTGATCAAGAGAATCACTGCTCTCTTCAACTGCAGGCCCAAGCTGAACGAGAACGATTGCTCGCTACGATGGCGTTGCGAATTCGCCGCTCTCTTAATCCCTCTGAGATTTTGCAGGCGACCGTCTTAGAAGTGCGACAACTGCTCGAAGCGGAGCGAGTCATCATTCATCGCTTTGAGTCAGACTGGAGCGGTGTTGTGATTACAGAGTCGGTAACAGATTACTTAGCTCCAATACTCGGACACAAAATCGAAGACCACTGCTTTGCGGAAGATTGGGCAGGGGAATACCTCAACGGTCGAGTGCAAGCCACTGCAGATATTTATGCCGGAGAGCTATCTCCCTGTCACGTTGCTCTGCTGGAGTCCCTTAATATTCGAGCTAATCTAGTGGTGCCCATTATTCAAGAGGCTCAGGATACCCTTTCCGTAAACGGCTGGCGCTCCCAAAGCTCAGGAGTAGGCACACCCACCAGACGCCTATGGGGTCTGCTCTCCGTTCAACAGTCCTCTGCCCCTCGACAATGGCAATCAGCAGAGATTGATATTGTTGAAAAGCTGGCGGTGCAGGTGGCCATTGCTCTGCAGCAGGCTGAACTCTACACTACTGCCCAAGCTGAATTAATTAAACGGCAGCGGGCTGAGGCTAAGATGCAACAGCTCAATACACAACTAGAGCAACTCAATGCCCAACTAGAGCAACGGGTCCGCCACCGAACCACTCAGCTAGAAATAGCAAATCAAGAACTCAAGCATGAAATTGAAGAACGGCAGCAACTGGAAAAGGAGCTTTTCCAAGAAAAGGAACTGGCTCAAATTACGCTGGAGTCCATCGGTGATGCGGTGGTAACGACGGATGATTTAGGTCGGGTCCAATACCTCAATCCGGTGGCAGAAAGGCTCCTGGGACAGTCCATTGAAGCTGTTGAGGGAAAAGCGTTTACCGATATCTTTCAGATTGTCCATCAGGTGACTCGTGAACCAGTGGTCAATCCGGTGGAACAAGTCCTACGAGAGAACCAGGTGGTCTATTTGGCTGAGCACACACTACTGATTGCCCGTGATGGGACCGAGTACGGGATTGATGACTCTGCTGCCCCTATCCGCAATCGTCAAGGTCAGCTTGTTGGCGCAGTCGTGGTCTTTCATGATGTGACCGAAGCTCGACAGATGGCTCAGGAGCTATCGTGGCAGGCCAGCCACGATCCGTTAACTGGATTAGTAAACAGACGTGCCTTTGAGAAACAAGCAGCTGCGGCCATCGCTGCAGTTGAGAAAGAACAGCATCATGCTCTGTGTTACTTAGATTTAGACCAGTTCAAGGTGGTTAATGATACCTGTGGTCATGTGGCTGGTGATCAGCTCCTCAGACAGATCACTACCGTTATGCAACAGCGGATTCGCTCCTCCGATACCCTAGCTCGTCTAGGCGGGGATGAATTTGGATTACTGCTCGAAGGGTGCTCATTAGAACAGGCTGAGACCCTGGCGGAGGCGCTCAGAGCCATGATTCAAGCCTTTCAGTTTGCCTGGGAAGATAAAACCTTTTCGGTCGGCGTCAGTATCGGAGTAGTGGGAATTGATAGCAACAGCCGCGACTTAGCTTCGGTTCTGAGTGCGGCTGATGCTGCTTGCTATGTTGCCAAGTCCAACGGTCGCAACTGTGTTCATGTTTGCCGCACCCATGATCTAAAGTTGGAGCTACAGCGCGGGGAAAGGCAGTGGGTGGCACGACTTCATCAAGCATTAGAAGAAAGCCGATTTTGCCTGTATCGCCAGGAGATTTTAGCGCTCGATGAATACGCTCACTCGGGACACTGTGAAATATTACTTCGGCTCTTCGATACTCAAGGCAATGTCATTCTGCCGATGGCCTTTTTGCCTGCAGCGGAACGATACAACCTGATGCCTGCGATTGATCGATGGGTGGTTCAACACTTTTGTGCTCAGTACCATCAAGTGGCTCGGGTAGACCAGGCATTGGGAGGGAAGGTGCTCTACAACATCAATTTATCTGGCGCGAGTATCAATCAAGGTGACTTTCTGGGCTTCCTCAAAACTCAGCTTGAGCAATATCAAGTCCCACCTCAGCAGATTTGCTTTGAGATTACAGAAACAACAGCCATCTCTAACCTGCATCAAGCAGCAAACTTCATAGCGACTCTAAAGCAGTTGGGTTGTCAGTTCGCCCTCGATGATTTCGGCAGCGGTATGAGTTCTCTGGCCTATCTAAAGAACTTGCCGGTGGACTACTTAAAAATTGATGGTAGCTTCGTGAAGCAGTTGGTTAATAACAAGGCAGATTCTGCCATTGTGGAGTGCTTTAACCACCTGAGCCATGAGCTAGGCATTCAGACGATCGCCGAATGTGTTGAGGATGAACAAACCCTTGAAAAGTTAAGAATGATGGGGGTTGACTTTGCACAAGGATATTGTATTGATAAACCTCAGCGTCTGTAA
- a CDS encoding EAL domain-containing protein, giving the protein MQNPRYHLLALEQIQRPREIISLDSATYTIGRHQANAIVIDSKTVSRHHALLLRICNAKTREHSFRIIDGDLNHKPSRNGMWVNGNRCFCHDLQDQDVISFGDQVQITYYVSTSLQDPRLQDGEDLSSLTVPVLNSDLLPKQALMAKETASGSVQVRHQIATESEYPTETAIARLASFPELNPNPIIEVNLQSEITYVNSATALHFPGLLEANNDHPLLTGLLDTLLQGRKRYAIREVQVGERVYEQTIHCILQSQLIRSYLTDITGRKQAEQQLQVSNERYEAAARGANDGLWDWDLQTNTIYFSSRWKTMLGYEEQAMGTNPESWFEIIHPDDQEQVQQALSAHLSGQTVQFACDYRICHQDGSYRWMRCRGLALWDAQRHPYRIAGSQTDVNDYYLSREQLIHDAFHDPMTGLPNRALFLDRLGQTLQKFKRLRDYRFAVLFLDLDRFKVVNDSLGHLAGDQLLIETAHRLQHCLRAGDTIARLGGDEFAILLDAIENDDTAIQIADRMLQALSRKVRIHEQDVFTGASIGIVVNTTEYQRSDELLRDADIAMYRAKALGKNRYEFFSDRMRVQALHSLQLESDLKQAIEHREFQLVYQPIVSLLTHRIVGFEALLRWHHPSRGVVSPSEFIPFAEETGLMTAISWWVLREACHQMHLLQAQFSHKTLNIHVNVSNQQFHQPNFIEQVQQTLRETNLRNNSLKLEITESVIMKDAIRLADKFAQLQTLGVRLGLDDFGTGYSSLSYLSQLPLDTLKVDRSFVAQLDQSSGQEITQAIVTLAHNLHMEVIAEGIETESQAQFLRAIDCRYGQGYLFSKPVAPDAMPALLSQDTLLS; this is encoded by the coding sequence ATGCAAAACCCTCGGTATCATTTATTGGCCCTTGAACAAATTCAGCGGCCTAGAGAGATAATTTCCTTAGATAGCGCCACGTACACTATTGGGCGACATCAGGCTAATGCGATTGTCATAGACTCAAAAACGGTTTCTCGACATCATGCCCTGTTGCTGCGGATCTGCAATGCCAAAACAAGAGAGCACTCGTTTCGGATTATTGATGGTGACTTAAATCACAAACCAAGTCGAAATGGTATGTGGGTGAACGGAAATCGATGCTTCTGCCACGATCTCCAAGACCAAGACGTGATTTCGTTTGGTGATCAGGTGCAAATTACGTACTATGTATCGACTAGCCTCCAAGACCCCAGATTACAGGACGGTGAAGACCTTTCCAGCTTGACGGTCCCTGTTTTGAATTCTGACTTGCTGCCCAAGCAGGCGCTCATGGCCAAGGAAACCGCCAGTGGCTCGGTTCAGGTCCGGCATCAGATCGCAACAGAGTCTGAATATCCCACTGAAACAGCCATTGCCCGTCTCGCCTCTTTCCCTGAACTCAATCCCAACCCCATTATCGAGGTCAATCTTCAGAGCGAGATTACCTATGTCAATTCGGCTACAGCTCTCCATTTCCCAGGGCTGTTGGAAGCTAATAATGACCACCCTTTGCTTACTGGACTTCTTGATACTCTGCTCCAGGGCCGCAAACGCTACGCCATCCGAGAAGTGCAAGTGGGAGAGCGCGTCTATGAGCAAACCATTCACTGCATTCTACAAAGCCAGCTCATTCGGAGCTATTTGACAGATATTACGGGGCGCAAACAGGCAGAGCAACAGTTGCAGGTCAGTAATGAGCGCTATGAAGCAGCAGCTAGGGGGGCGAACGACGGTCTGTGGGACTGGGATTTGCAGACGAATACTATTTACTTCTCCAGCCGTTGGAAAACGATGCTCGGGTACGAAGAGCAGGCAATGGGGACCAATCCAGAGAGCTGGTTCGAGATCATCCATCCTGACGACCAGGAGCAGGTCCAACAAGCCCTATCGGCTCACCTCAGTGGTCAGACGGTGCAGTTTGCCTGTGACTACCGCATTTGCCATCAAGATGGCAGCTATCGCTGGATGCGCTGTCGCGGTTTAGCACTCTGGGACGCCCAAAGACACCCCTACCGCATCGCTGGTTCTCAAACTGATGTCAATGACTACTATCTATCTAGAGAGCAGCTCATTCACGACGCTTTTCATGATCCAATGACGGGCCTGCCGAATCGAGCATTGTTTTTGGACCGTCTCGGACAGACCTTGCAGAAGTTCAAGCGACTTCGAGACTATCGCTTTGCTGTCTTATTTCTGGACTTAGACCGCTTCAAAGTCGTCAATGATAGCTTGGGACATTTGGCTGGTGATCAACTGTTGATTGAGACCGCTCACCGTCTCCAGCATTGTCTGAGAGCTGGCGACACTATCGCCCGTTTAGGCGGAGATGAGTTTGCGATTCTTCTAGACGCTATAGAAAATGATGACACCGCCATTCAAATCGCAGACAGAATGCTGCAGGCCCTGAGTCGTAAAGTTCGCATTCATGAGCAGGATGTCTTTACGGGGGCCAGTATCGGGATCGTAGTCAACACGACTGAGTATCAACGTTCAGATGAATTGCTCCGGGATGCTGATATTGCCATGTATCGGGCGAAAGCATTGGGTAAAAATCGCTACGAGTTTTTTAGCGATAGGATGCGGGTACAGGCGCTCCATTCCCTGCAGCTAGAAAGTGATCTAAAACAGGCCATTGAACATCGTGAGTTTCAATTGGTATATCAACCCATCGTCTCTCTGTTAACCCATCGCATTGTCGGCTTTGAAGCCCTCCTGCGCTGGCATCATCCCAGCAGAGGGGTGGTGTCACCGTCAGAGTTTATTCCGTTTGCTGAGGAAACCGGACTCATGACGGCAATCAGTTGGTGGGTGCTGCGAGAGGCTTGCCACCAGATGCATCTTTTGCAGGCGCAGTTCTCTCACAAGACTCTCAACATCCATGTCAACGTCTCTAACCAGCAATTCCACCAACCTAATTTTATTGAACAAGTTCAGCAAACTTTACGAGAAACAAACTTAAGAAACAACAGCCTGAAGCTGGAAATTACTGAAAGTGTCATCATGAAAGATGCTATACGACTGGCTGATAAATTTGCTCAACTCCAGACTTTAGGTGTCCGACTCGGGTTAGATGATTTTGGCACTGGCTATTCTTCATTGAGTTACCTGAGCCAGTTGCCCTTAGATACTTTGAAGGTTGATCGCTCATTTGTAGCTCAGCTTGATCAAAGCAGCGGTCAGGAAATCACTCAGGCGATAGTTACGTTGGCCCATAATTTGCACATGGAGGTCATCGCTGAAGGAATCGAGACAGAATCGCAAGCTCAATTTCTACGGGCGATTGATTGTAGATATGGTCAAGGGTATTTGTTCTCTAAGCCAGTTGCTCCTGATGCGATGCCAGCTTTGTTGTCTCAGGACACGCTTCTCAGCTAG
- a CDS encoding HU family DNA-binding protein: MNKAELVDEIEDKSNVTKKQAEDILTSTTIVEILDGSDKVTLMKFRSFAPSDLAAREERNSQTGKKLKIVETIVPGFIAVKAFKEQAKS, translated from the coding sequence ATGAACAAAGCAGAATTAGTAGACGAGATCGAAGATAAATCCAACGTCACCAAAAAGCAGGCTGAAGATATCCTGACATCCACCACCATCGTAGAGATTCTGGACGGTAGCGATAAAGTAACACTGATGAAGTTTAGAAGTTTTGCACCCAGCGATCTCGCTGCCAGAGAGGAGCGTAATTCTCAGACGGGGAAGAAGCTGAAAATTGTAGAGACGATAGTGCCAGGGTTCATTGCTGTGAAAGCGTTTAAAGAACAAGCAAAAAGCTGA
- a CDS encoding alpha/beta fold hydrolase, translating to MDVNQADCNFLPASASEIQDSAAQTLLQQIRRQPIEICTDLGKVNIPTAFACTEPASIPSPQRLSPMLCLPGFDSSLLEYRYLLPLLAGQQQCWAVDWYGCGFTAYNPRLTVHPVHIRQHLFTIIRRWIGQPVMLIGASLGGAVALDFALHHPEFVKALVLLDSVGFSGHFPLGASCPSAILEVGADWLHLRKQMTLTAALALSMPSLVVEGLRCAQLHQQMPGWKNAITTFCQSGGYADLSSRIGEVSQPTLLLWGVSDDVLGTGDALRFRQAIPESQLVWVSQAGHAPHIEQPHTVAKHLLSFAT from the coding sequence ATGGACGTGAACCAAGCTGACTGTAATTTCCTTCCTGCCTCTGCTTCAGAGATTCAAGATAGCGCAGCCCAAACCCTGCTCCAGCAGATCCGGCGTCAACCCATCGAAATCTGCACAGACCTTGGGAAAGTCAACATTCCAACAGCCTTTGCTTGCACCGAGCCAGCCTCGATTCCAAGCCCTCAACGCTTAAGCCCCATGCTTTGCCTGCCGGGATTCGACAGCTCCCTGCTGGAGTATCGGTATCTGCTGCCGCTCCTGGCAGGTCAACAGCAGTGCTGGGCAGTCGATTGGTATGGTTGTGGCTTTACGGCTTACAATCCTCGACTCACCGTTCATCCTGTTCACATTCGGCAACACCTATTCACCATAATCCGCCGCTGGATTGGTCAGCCTGTCATGCTAATAGGAGCCTCCCTTGGTGGCGCTGTGGCCCTTGACTTTGCGCTACATCATCCAGAATTTGTAAAGGCGCTAGTGCTCCTTGACAGTGTGGGTTTCTCTGGTCATTTTCCACTGGGAGCATCCTGTCCTTCGGCAATATTGGAAGTGGGGGCTGACTGGTTACACCTTCGCAAGCAAATGACTCTTACTGCTGCCCTAGCCCTGTCGATGCCGTCACTTGTCGTTGAGGGACTACGATGTGCTCAACTTCATCAACAGATGCCAGGGTGGAAGAATGCGATCACGACCTTTTGTCAGAGTGGTGGGTATGCTGACCTTTCTTCTCGCATAGGCGAAGTGAGCCAGCCGACCCTTTTACTGTGGGGCGTATCTGATGATGTCCTTGGCACAGGCGATGCCCTTCGTTTTAGACAGGCGATACCTGAAAGTCAATTGGTTTGGGTCTCTCAAGCTGGTCATGCTCCCCATATTGAGCAGCCCCACACGGTCGCCAAGCATCTACTTTCGTTTGCCACATGA
- a CDS encoding aminoglycoside phosphotransferase family protein, which yields MGRHRQDPVRTSSSTFQIDLALVHSLLEGQHPDLAHLQICHLGTGWHNTMFRLGDQLLLRLPRRTTAGPLIENEQIWLPQLADRLPIDVPTVVRVGEPTQRYPWRWSILPWLTGTTAEQVDMRTSEVQRFTSFLKALHVPAPANAPQNPVRGVPLKQRSAVFGKRFLWVDEQTNLITRQIKNIWHRAVEAPMDGEARWLHGDLHPLNVVVNDGAISGIIDWGHITSGDIATDLASIWMLFAEKNHRQQVIKSYGSLSDATLQRAQGWAILIGVGFVESGLTANSSHASIGAATLQRVAEDSLTLR from the coding sequence ATGGGACGACATCGGCAGGATCCTGTCCGAACATCGTCCTCTACGTTTCAGATAGATCTGGCGCTCGTCCACAGCTTGCTAGAAGGGCAGCACCCCGATCTTGCCCACCTGCAGATTTGTCACCTTGGTACAGGCTGGCATAACACGATGTTTCGTTTAGGAGATCAGTTGCTCCTCAGGCTTCCCCGCCGCACAACGGCAGGTCCCCTGATTGAAAATGAGCAAATCTGGCTGCCACAGCTTGCAGATCGGCTGCCTATTGATGTCCCCACTGTTGTTCGGGTGGGTGAACCGACACAACGCTATCCTTGGCGTTGGAGCATACTCCCGTGGCTAACGGGGACAACGGCGGAACAAGTAGACATGCGTACAAGCGAGGTTCAGCGCTTCACCTCGTTCCTGAAAGCGCTGCATGTTCCGGCACCTGCCAATGCTCCTCAGAATCCGGTGCGTGGCGTTCCTTTAAAGCAACGATCAGCTGTATTTGGAAAACGATTCCTGTGGGTAGATGAGCAAACAAACCTAATCACCCGGCAGATCAAAAATATCTGGCACAGAGCTGTCGAGGCACCGATGGACGGCGAAGCACGATGGCTCCATGGTGATCTTCACCCTCTCAATGTCGTCGTTAATGATGGTGCGATCTCAGGCATCATTGATTGGGGTCACATTACCTCAGGGGATATTGCGACTGACTTGGCTTCTATCTGGATGCTCTTTGCTGAGAAAAATCATCGCCAGCAGGTGATCAAAAGCTATGGCAGTCTTTCGGATGCAACCCTACAGCGCGCCCAAGGATGGGCCATTCTAATTGGTGTGGGGTTTGTGGAGTCAGGACTGACTGCTAATTCAAGCCATGCCAGTATTGGAGCGGCTACCTTGCAGCGTGTTGCTGAAGATAGCTTAACGTTACGGTAG
- the cheB gene encoding chemotaxis-specific protein-glutamate methyltransferase CheB produces MSSSIITVFIVDSCAIAQQRLTGALSAAPVIQVIGTANNGTEALEHIPQLQPDVVCTNLQMPHMDGFELIRQLLALCPLPILVVSPTVQPTETETIAQVLKAGAVDVFPQPLTGRWKAADQQALIDRIKVLAGVKVFTKSLRQHSTTHILRSSVTHRPSPRLCADAPQILAIGASTGGPQAIHQILSRLPADFPLPILCAQHISAGFLPGLISWQASMCPLHVKVAEAGEVPVPGTVYFAPDHYHLTLDDQGRCHYSAAPAVDRHCPSITVMFQAVAQHYGAGVLGVLLTGMGQDGAVGLQKIAQSGGSTIAQDETTSIVFGMPKVAIELGAAQTVLPVEQIASSILQQLSLPHSV; encoded by the coding sequence ATGAGTTCCTCGATCATTACCGTTTTCATTGTGGATAGCTGTGCGATTGCACAGCAAAGACTCACGGGTGCGCTGAGTGCGGCACCCGTGATTCAGGTCATTGGTACCGCGAATAATGGAACTGAAGCACTAGAGCACATTCCCCAATTGCAGCCAGATGTCGTTTGTACTAATCTGCAAATGCCACATATGGATGGCTTCGAGCTAATCCGCCAGCTCCTAGCGCTTTGCCCGCTACCGATTTTGGTCGTTAGTCCCACGGTTCAGCCCACCGAAACTGAAACCATTGCTCAGGTTCTGAAGGCAGGTGCCGTGGATGTTTTTCCTCAGCCCTTAACAGGACGCTGGAAAGCGGCCGATCAGCAGGCGCTGATTGACAGAATCAAGGTACTAGCTGGAGTCAAGGTGTTTACAAAGTCTCTACGTCAGCACTCGACAACTCATATCCTTCGCTCCAGTGTTACTCACCGGCCCAGCCCCAGACTCTGCGCTGACGCACCACAGATTTTAGCAATAGGGGCTTCAACAGGTGGACCGCAGGCCATTCATCAAATCCTGAGTCGCCTCCCTGCAGATTTCCCCCTACCGATTCTTTGTGCTCAACACATCTCTGCGGGATTTTTACCGGGGCTAATTAGTTGGCAAGCCTCAATGTGTCCTCTTCATGTCAAAGTTGCAGAGGCTGGAGAAGTTCCAGTACCAGGGACGGTTTATTTTGCACCGGATCACTATCACCTGACACTGGATGACCAAGGTCGCTGCCATTACTCTGCAGCACCTGCGGTGGATCGTCATTGCCCCTCGATCACGGTGATGTTTCAAGCCGTAGCTCAACACTATGGAGCAGGCGTCCTCGGTGTTTTGCTTACCGGCATGGGACAAGATGGAGCCGTGGGTTTACAGAAAATCGCACAATCTGGAGGCTCAACAATTGCTCAAGATGAGACCACTAGCATTGTTTTTGGAATGCCTAAGGTCGCGATTGAGCTAGGGGCAGCTCAAACAGTTCTGCCAGTCGAACAGATCGCATCATCTATTCTGCAGCAGCTCAGCTTGCCTCACTCAGTCTAG
- a CDS encoding response regulator produces the protein MADPIKVVLIEDSAVALEIMKRLLDSAPEVEVVGTAQDGEQGLAVIAQTQPDVICTDLQMPKMDGLAFTKKVMSDFPRPILVVSNAVHPGNDVDNIFNLMSAGALDFFPKPTSGSATDYEKLKTALITKIKVLADKAK, from the coding sequence ATGGCTGATCCCATCAAAGTTGTCCTCATTGAAGACTCTGCTGTTGCCCTTGAAATTATGAAGCGCCTGCTTGATTCCGCCCCCGAGGTGGAGGTTGTTGGCACTGCTCAAGATGGTGAACAGGGGTTGGCCGTCATCGCTCAGACTCAGCCAGATGTAATCTGCACCGATTTGCAAATGCCGAAAATGGATGGTTTAGCGTTCACCAAAAAAGTCATGTCAGACTTCCCTCGCCCGATTTTAGTGGTTAGCAATGCCGTTCATCCCGGTAATGATGTCGATAACATCTTCAATTTAATGTCTGCGGGTGCCCTAGACTTCTTCCCGAAGCCTACCTCAGGAAGTGCGACGGACTACGAAAAGCTGAAGACTGCTCTGATCACGAAGATCAAAGTCTTAGCGGATAAAGCAAAGTAG